In Streptomyces capitiformicae, one genomic interval encodes:
- a CDS encoding AMP-binding protein translates to MIDPVRPLSAPFTLPTSRTTSVPFPRRPVRPRGVPFARDLASYGDRTALITPSGELSYLALAERVAAAAERLGPARRLVLLAGANRADALVVHLAALFAGHPVLLVPGDSVGTIDALTAAYDPDVVARPDGHGTWVLDERRRESAHTLHPDLALLLSTSGSTGSPKLIRLSHENLQANAESIAAYLDIRDTDRAATTLPMHYCYGLSVIHSHLLRGAGLLLTERSVADADFWEEFRAARGTSLAGVPYTFDLLDRIGFDRMRLPHLRYVTQAGGRLAPERVAHYAELGRRAGWELFVMYGQTEATARMAYLPPAFAAERPQAVGVPIPGGSFRLKPVDGIDDPDAGELVYSGPNVMLGYAESPSDLARGRTVEELHTGDIARHAPDGLYEIVGRRSRFTKIVGLRIDPQRVEAILEGHGIRALCAGEDDALAVLAARTAGVDATRVRRLVADGCGLPPRAIRVRVVSELPRLASGKPDYQAVRRLVREVEAPPAESGTTADDLCALYAEILDRSDVTEDSSFVSLGGDSLSYVEMSLRLERALGRLPADWHTTSIRELRRHRAAPLPAGSTPSRRGVLRPLETGIALRAIGIVLIVGSHIPVFTVQGGAHVLLGVAGFNFARFQLSAHERRERLRRMCRSIARIAVPSMLWITFALLLTREYDLANIVLANSLFEQDNSGPEWRYWFVEALVYFLTGLAMLLAVPLLDRAERRSPFGFALALVGLGLVGRYDPWSLAHIRYHLSPTVVFFLFAVGWAAARARTAGQRLLLTAVLLVSVPGLFPGGQPLRTTIVIGGLLLLLWVPSLPSVDPLNRLASVLAGSSLYIYLTHFQVYPYVRDHSPVLALLVCLVFGVAYGSVATRLTRRLFPSPGTSANASGQAELDGRRGRAYCGSVRASGRSREG, encoded by the coding sequence GTGATAGACCCCGTCAGACCTCTCTCGGCCCCTTTCACCCTCCCCACGTCACGCACGACCTCGGTTCCCTTTCCGCGACGGCCCGTACGGCCGCGTGGTGTTCCGTTCGCACGGGACCTCGCGTCGTACGGTGACCGCACCGCGCTCATCACGCCTTCCGGCGAGCTCAGTTACCTGGCGCTCGCCGAGCGGGTCGCCGCCGCCGCCGAACGCCTCGGCCCCGCACGCCGCCTGGTCCTGCTGGCCGGGGCGAACCGGGCCGACGCCCTGGTCGTCCACCTCGCAGCCCTGTTCGCCGGCCACCCCGTCCTGCTCGTACCCGGCGACAGCGTCGGCACCATCGACGCCCTGACCGCCGCGTACGACCCGGATGTGGTCGCACGGCCGGACGGCCACGGCACCTGGGTGCTCGACGAACGGCGGCGCGAGAGCGCCCACACCCTCCACCCGGATCTCGCGCTGCTGCTCAGCACCTCCGGTTCCACCGGCTCCCCGAAACTGATCCGGCTCTCGCACGAGAACCTCCAGGCCAACGCCGAGTCCATCGCCGCCTACCTGGACATCCGCGACACCGACCGGGCCGCCACGACGCTGCCCATGCACTACTGCTACGGCCTGTCCGTCATCCACAGCCATCTGCTGCGCGGCGCCGGGCTGCTCCTCACCGAACGGTCAGTGGCCGACGCCGACTTCTGGGAGGAGTTCCGCGCCGCCCGCGGCACCTCGCTCGCCGGAGTGCCGTACACCTTCGACCTCCTCGACCGGATCGGCTTCGACCGGATGCGGCTGCCCCACCTGCGCTACGTCACCCAGGCCGGAGGCCGCCTGGCGCCCGAACGCGTCGCTCACTACGCCGAGTTGGGCCGCCGCGCGGGATGGGAGCTGTTCGTGATGTACGGGCAGACCGAGGCGACCGCCCGCATGGCGTATCTGCCCCCGGCGTTCGCGGCCGAGCGCCCGCAGGCCGTCGGAGTGCCGATCCCCGGCGGCTCCTTCCGGCTGAAGCCGGTGGACGGCATCGACGATCCGGACGCGGGCGAACTGGTCTACTCGGGCCCGAACGTCATGCTCGGGTACGCCGAGAGCCCGTCGGACCTCGCCCGGGGCCGGACGGTCGAGGAGTTGCACACCGGGGACATCGCCCGGCATGCTCCGGACGGGCTGTACGAGATCGTGGGGCGCCGCAGCCGGTTCACCAAGATCGTGGGCCTGCGGATAGACCCGCAGCGCGTCGAAGCGATCCTGGAAGGCCATGGCATACGTGCCCTGTGCGCGGGTGAGGACGACGCGCTGGCCGTGCTCGCGGCCCGCACCGCGGGTGTCGACGCGACACGCGTCCGGCGCCTGGTGGCGGACGGCTGCGGTCTGCCGCCGCGGGCGATACGGGTGCGGGTGGTCTCCGAGCTTCCCCGGCTCGCCTCGGGCAAGCCCGACTACCAGGCCGTACGCCGGCTGGTGCGCGAGGTGGAAGCGCCGCCGGCCGAGTCCGGCACCACCGCCGACGACCTGTGCGCGCTCTACGCGGAGATCCTCGACCGGAGCGACGTCACCGAGGACAGCAGCTTCGTGAGCCTGGGTGGCGACTCGCTGTCCTACGTCGAGATGTCACTGCGGCTGGAGCGGGCACTGGGCCGGCTGCCCGCCGACTGGCACACCACATCGATCCGGGAGCTGCGCCGGCACCGTGCCGCGCCGCTCCCGGCCGGGAGTACGCCCTCGCGGCGCGGGGTCCTGCGGCCTCTGGAGACCGGCATCGCCCTGCGGGCGATCGGGATCGTCCTGATCGTGGGCTCGCACATTCCCGTCTTCACCGTCCAGGGCGGCGCCCATGTACTGCTCGGCGTGGCCGGCTTCAACTTCGCCCGCTTCCAACTCTCCGCGCACGAGCGCCGGGAGCGCCTGCGGCGGATGTGCCGCAGCATCGCGCGCATCGCCGTACCGAGCATGCTGTGGATCACCTTCGCGCTGCTGCTGACCCGTGAGTACGACCTCGCCAACATCGTGCTGGCCAACAGCCTCTTCGAACAGGACAACTCCGGCCCGGAGTGGCGCTACTGGTTCGTCGAGGCGCTGGTCTACTTCCTGACCGGGCTGGCGATGCTCCTGGCGGTCCCCCTGCTGGACCGCGCGGAGCGGCGCAGCCCCTTCGGCTTCGCCCTGGCGCTGGTGGGCCTCGGCCTGGTCGGGCGCTACGACCCCTGGAGCCTCGCGCACATCCGCTACCACCTCAGCCCGACCGTCGTGTTCTTCCTGTTCGCGGTGGGCTGGGCAGCGGCGCGGGCACGCACAGCGGGACAGCGGCTGCTCCTGACCGCCGTTCTGCTGGTCAGCGTTCCGGGGCTGTTCCCCGGGGGACAGCCCCTGCGCACCACAATCGTCATTGGCGGCCTGCTCCTGCTGCTGTGGGTCCCGTCCCTGCCCAGCGTGGACCCGCTCAACCGGCTCGCGAGTGTTCTGGCGGGCAGCTCGCTGTACATCTATCTGACGCACTTCCAGGTCTACCCGTATGTACGCGACCACTCGCCGGTGCTGGCCCTGCTGGTCTGCCTGGTGTTCGGTGTGGCGTACGGGTCGGTGGCCACGCGTCTGACGCGCCGGCTCTTCCCTTCGCCCGGAACCTCGGCGAACGCCTCCGGCCAGGCGGAGCTGGACGGACGGAGGGGGAGAGCGTATTGCGGTTCCGTGCGGGCGTCCGGACGCTCCCGGGAGGGCTGA
- a CDS encoding winged helix-turn-helix domain-containing protein, which produces MTTALPAQATPHDPPLSDTRHLRLVGDTAQSGADGHTSAPLVGYLLLVPEGTDPAELFVKDRPRPEIRPVVSTDSAPVRQRGDDVVRIDPARHVAEVDGRELDLTYLEFELLAHLVLHPHQVHARDRLVTAVWGYDHIGDGRTVDVHIARLRRKLGEAHRHRIVTVRRVGYKYVPDQRESPNTAPCHRP; this is translated from the coding sequence ATGACCACGGCACTTCCGGCCCAGGCCACTCCACACGATCCGCCCCTGTCCGACACGCGCCATCTCCGCCTGGTGGGCGACACCGCTCAGAGCGGTGCCGATGGACACACTTCCGCGCCGCTCGTCGGTTATCTCCTGCTCGTCCCCGAGGGCACCGATCCCGCCGAGCTCTTCGTCAAGGACAGGCCCCGGCCCGAGATCCGACCGGTCGTCTCCACGGACTCGGCCCCTGTCCGGCAGAGGGGAGACGACGTCGTCCGCATCGATCCCGCGCGCCATGTCGCCGAGGTGGACGGACGCGAACTCGACCTCACCTACCTGGAGTTCGAGCTGCTGGCGCATCTCGTTCTGCATCCCCACCAGGTGCATGCGCGCGATCGGCTGGTGACCGCCGTCTGGGGCTACGACCACATCGGCGACGGCCGCACCGTGGATGTCCACATCGCCCGCCTGCGCCGCAAGCTGGGCGAGGCCCACCGGCACCGGATCGTCACCGTACGACGCGTGGGCTACAAGTACGTGCCCGATCAGCGGGAAAGCCCCAACACCGCACCCTGCCACCGACCTTGA
- a CDS encoding acyl-CoA dehydrogenase family protein, whose product MGVATAPAGPDAEYDRTGPGREHWLRVAREMADDLATDAVAREQAGKAPFDEVSRLREAGLLTLLVPAASEGGGAAWPTAYAVVREIGAADGAIGQLLGCHYFLSWSARFFTEPSLAAEAERRSAAGQWLWGGGLARQEPSPTVARTAAGLVLDGRQSYTTGVLVADRLAVRAVRADTGEPLAVIVDPTHHGVRIDDDADTFGQRLAAGGSVEFDAVPVASDDVLGSLSADEDALSPLAALASPVGRLVSVQLLLSMAEGVLAEAREYSRTGHTPWPPARPVGTPHDSQALTAYGELTVLTRSASALTDQALEAVQGGLTRGDDLTYDEYADISVLAAMAEAAASRAAQESTTRALDIIGTRSTSSRLGFDRFWRNARTHTLYEPVAHRLRDVGDYFLNGAHPPFTLPA is encoded by the coding sequence ATGGGCGTTGCCACCGCTCCGGCCGGCCCCGACGCGGAATACGACCGGACCGGGCCCGGCCGGGAGCACTGGCTGCGGGTGGCCCGTGAGATGGCGGACGACCTGGCCACGGACGCGGTGGCGCGGGAGCAGGCGGGCAAGGCCCCGTTCGACGAGGTGTCCCGGCTGCGCGAGGCGGGGCTCCTGACGCTCCTGGTACCGGCCGCGTCCGAAGGAGGCGGCGCGGCCTGGCCCACGGCCTACGCCGTTGTCCGGGAGATCGGCGCGGCCGACGGCGCGATCGGTCAACTGCTCGGCTGTCACTACTTCCTGTCGTGGAGCGCCCGCTTTTTCACGGAGCCCTCTCTCGCCGCCGAGGCCGAGCGGCGGTCGGCGGCGGGGCAGTGGTTGTGGGGTGGTGGATTAGCCCGTCAGGAACCGTCTCCGACGGTGGCCAGGACAGCCGCCGGCCTGGTGCTCGACGGCCGGCAGAGCTACACCACCGGGGTCCTGGTCGCCGACCGCCTCGCCGTGCGGGCCGTCCGGGCCGACACCGGCGAACCACTCGCCGTCATCGTCGACCCCACCCATCACGGCGTGCGGATCGACGACGACGCCGACACCTTCGGCCAGCGGCTCGCGGCCGGCGGAAGCGTGGAGTTCGACGCCGTGCCGGTGGCCTCCGACGACGTACTCGGCTCCCTGTCCGCGGACGAGGACGCCCTGTCCCCCTTGGCCGCCCTGGCATCTCCGGTCGGACGTCTCGTCTCCGTCCAACTCCTTCTCAGCATGGCCGAGGGAGTGCTCGCCGAAGCCCGTGAGTACAGCAGGACGGGCCACACACCCTGGCCCCCCGCCCGGCCGGTCGGCACTCCCCACGACTCGCAGGCGCTGACCGCCTACGGAGAACTCACCGTCCTCACCCGCTCCGCGTCCGCACTCACCGATCAGGCGCTGGAAGCCGTGCAGGGCGGGCTGACACGCGGCGACGACCTCACCTACGACGAGTACGCGGACATCTCCGTCCTGGCGGCCATGGCCGAAGCCGCCGCGTCCAGGGCCGCGCAGGAGTCCACCACCCGCGCCCTCGACATCATCGGCACCCGCTCCACCTCCTCGCGGCTGGGCTTCGACCGCTTCTGGCGCAACGCCCGGACCCACACCTTGTACGAGCCCGTCGCCCACCGACTCCGCGATGTCGGGGACTACTTCCTCAACGGAGCCCACCCTCCGTTCACCCTGCCCGCCTGA